A single region of the Raphanus sativus cultivar WK10039 chromosome 1, ASM80110v3, whole genome shotgun sequence genome encodes:
- the LOC130497082 gene encoding uncharacterized protein LOC130497082, which yields MSMAMGVSLTTLFRRKKERLIRRHTKSINPYLKEANLTSRLQFCISMLDKNSLPHEPKFVDMYNMVHIDEKWFHMTKKTEKYYLLPIEEEPHQTCQSKYYIGKVMFLAAMAHPRFDEEGNELFDGKIGIFLFVTLEPKRNSKNRDAGTLVLKASTLVKREDIKAFLIENVLPNIQEKWPKEDRGKTIFIQQDNARTHVECGDQDFQEAASKNDFDIHLMSQPANSPDLNILDLGFFSAIQSLQHKECPKTIEDLVGAVEESFKQYPTEQVNRIFLTLQTCMCETMKIGGLNKYKIPHMKKSVLEKDSLLPTRISCDAMLVQNVMNALGLL from the coding sequence ATGTCTATGGCTATGGGTGTGAGTCTTACAACATTGTTTAGACGCAAGAAAGAAAGGCTTATTCGACGTCATACGAAAAGCATCAATCCTTATTTGAAGGAAGCCAATCTAACAAGCAGGTTACAATTTTGCATCTCTATGTTGGATAAAAATAGTCTACCTCATGAACCCAAGTTTGTTGATATGTACAACATGGTCCATATTGATGAGAAATGGTTTCATATGACGAAAAAGACCGAGAAATATTATCTACTTCCAATTGAAGAAGAACCACACCAGACGTGTCAAAGTAAATATTACATTGGCAAGGTGATGTTTCTAGCGGCAATGGCTCATCCGAGATTTGACGAAGAAGGCAATGAGTTATTTGATGGGAAAATTGGAATTTTTCTATTTGTTACTCTTGAGCCTAAAAGAAATAGTAAGAACAGAGATGCTGGGACGTTGGTGTTAAAAGCGTCAACGTTGGTCAAGAGAGAGGATATAAAAGCATTTTTGATTGAAAATGTTCTTCCAAATATTCAAGAAAAGTGGCCAAAGGAAGATAGAGGAAAGACTATCTTCATTCAACAAGACAACGCAAGGACACATGTTGAGTGTGGAGATCAAGATTTCCAAGAAGCGGcatcaaaaaatgattttgacaTTCATTTGATGTCTCAACCGGCAAACTCGCcggatttaaatattttagatcttGGATTTTTCAGTGCTATTCAATCCTTACAACATAAAGAATGCCCAAAAACCATAGAAGATCTTGTTGGTGCAGTAGAAGAATCTTTCAAGCAATACCCGACAGAACAGGTAAACCGTATATTTCTGACTCTTCAAACGTGTATGTGTGAGACCATGAAAATTGGAGGACTAAACAAGTACAAAATTCCGCATATGAAGAAATCTGTGTTGGAAAAAGATAGTCTTCTTCCTACGAGGATCAGTTGTGATGCAATGTTAGTTCAAAATGTGATGAACGCACTTGGATTGCTGTAa